The following are from one region of the Candidatus Eisenbacteria bacterium genome:
- a CDS encoding phospholipid carrier-dependent glycosyltransferase, whose translation MKPPPLDRPGLVAALLFVLALSILFARLGEGHLANFDDCYYAEKAKEMVRGGDWLTPHFAGTPRLDNPPLFLWLQSVAFLVLGVNDRAAIFWSALSGALCIPILYRLARLRLGLDPFESWSAATVLLTTQYFLKYARHAMFDVFLTLLFLVAIYAYVRAVQGERRSFLLLGLATGLGILTKSVLGLFPLTVAVVHLLATGRGRTLRDGWLLGGLGVAALVAAPWYVANFLRSGGQLLEEHFRWLLWQRGLGIGGGVRPWWSYLDYLRELGQVYWPWLPLAVAGLVIAIRETAAPAVAATAPASTAAAAPAVAAPWSRRDTALLLLLWLFTVVGIMSLGAEKKLWYVMTAFPCLALLAGLAAGAWIRGESLRRRVEVGGFALCGAAALALWLFPIPLSKERRPDLQRMAIAARAQVPRGATLLNLDAGYWRTVNQFLYYSDHDITQPLRDPALVRRGLQEGGVALLSADGFASVAEGDTAAYSVIAASGAWRIVRTRPPSGAPESRPARLTPAPG comes from the coding sequence GTGAAGCCGCCCCCGCTCGACCGTCCGGGCCTCGTCGCGGCCCTCCTCTTCGTTCTTGCCCTGAGCATCCTCTTCGCCCGCTTGGGCGAGGGGCATCTCGCCAACTTCGATGATTGCTACTACGCGGAGAAGGCGAAGGAGATGGTCCGGGGCGGGGACTGGCTGACGCCCCACTTCGCGGGAACCCCCCGACTCGACAACCCGCCCCTCTTCCTCTGGCTTCAGTCGGTCGCCTTCCTCGTGCTCGGCGTGAACGATCGGGCCGCGATCTTCTGGTCCGCTCTATCGGGCGCGCTCTGCATCCCAATCCTCTATAGGCTCGCGCGGCTCCGCCTCGGGCTCGATCCGTTCGAGTCGTGGAGCGCCGCGACCGTGCTCCTCACGACGCAGTATTTCCTGAAATACGCGCGCCACGCCATGTTCGACGTCTTCCTGACCCTTCTCTTCCTCGTGGCGATCTACGCTTACGTGCGCGCCGTCCAGGGCGAGCGGAGGAGCTTTCTCCTCCTCGGTCTGGCAACGGGCCTGGGAATCCTGACCAAGAGCGTGCTTGGTCTCTTTCCGCTTACGGTGGCGGTGGTCCACCTCCTTGCGACGGGGCGCGGGCGCACCCTCCGCGACGGCTGGCTCCTCGGCGGCCTCGGCGTCGCCGCCCTGGTCGCCGCTCCGTGGTACGTCGCCAATTTCCTGCGCTCAGGGGGTCAGCTGCTCGAGGAGCATTTCCGGTGGCTCCTCTGGCAACGTGGCCTGGGCATCGGAGGCGGGGTTCGTCCCTGGTGGTCCTATCTCGACTACCTCCGCGAGCTCGGGCAGGTCTACTGGCCCTGGCTCCCGCTGGCGGTGGCGGGCCTGGTGATCGCGATCCGCGAGACGGCGGCCCCGGCGGTCGCGGCCACGGCGCCAGCGTCCACGGCGGCAGCGGCCCCGGCGGTCGCGGCCCCGTGGAGCCGGCGCGACACGGCTCTGCTTCTTCTTCTCTGGCTCTTCACGGTCGTCGGGATCATGTCGCTCGGCGCGGAGAAGAAGCTTTGGTACGTGATGACCGCGTTTCCTTGTCTCGCTCTCCTCGCGGGGCTCGCGGCCGGCGCCTGGATTCGAGGCGAATCGCTTCGCCGTCGGGTAGAGGTCGGCGGCTTCGCCCTGTGCGGGGCGGCCGCGCTCGCCCTCTGGCTTTTCCCGATCCCGCTTTCGAAGGAGAGAAGACCCGACCTTCAGCGGATGGCGATCGCCGCCCGCGCGCAGGTGCCGCGGGGGGCGACGCTCTTGAACCTGGACGCAGGCTATTGGAGGACCGTGAACCAATTCCTCTACTACTCCGACCACGACATCACCCAGCCGCTTCGCGATCCCGCGCTCGTCCGGCGCGGGCTCCAAGAGGGCGGCGTCGCGCTTCTGTCGGCGGACGGGTTCGCGAGCGTCGCGGAGGGGGACACGGCCGCGTACTCCGTGATCGCCGCGTCGGGCGCGTGGCGCATCGTCCGGACGCGCCCTCCGAGCGGGGCGCCCGAATCGCGCCCTGCGAGGCTTACGCCAGCGCCAGGATGA
- a CDS encoding glycosyltransferase family 9 protein produces MTAAPGSFHESEPRRIHLFRPQNQLGDLLLNVPAIRSIRERFPRARITLVVGRQNAAAVLGQSWVDEVRVVEPGDVLGLVRAALPRGGRPDLAVYFTTVSYSKGGGLLVRASRARERIGFDPARYGKRDHAGLTRALRYPERTLHQSEVNGILATAAGAGPPPPPPHYIPDAELAATTPAGAVYLHPGAGKVKNRWPAERFGATARELTRRGLEVQWIEGPQDEGCVHEASRALGKTLPVVRSEPIARLAARFARASLYIGNDTGPLHLAAATGCPTVGLYGWSDPAEWSPVGRCVRSVRAADRSLESIDPSQVLDAALPLLMEERCATA; encoded by the coding sequence ATGACCGCGGCGCCCGGATCGTTCCACGAATCCGAACCGCGCCGAATCCACCTCTTCCGCCCCCAGAATCAGCTCGGTGACCTCCTTCTGAACGTGCCCGCGATCCGATCGATCCGCGAGCGCTTCCCGCGCGCCCGCATCACCCTCGTCGTCGGCAGACAGAACGCGGCCGCCGTGCTGGGCCAATCGTGGGTCGATGAGGTGCGCGTCGTCGAGCCCGGAGACGTGCTGGGCCTGGTCCGGGCCGCGCTCCCCCGGGGAGGGCGCCCCGATCTCGCTGTCTACTTCACCACCGTTTCGTATTCCAAGGGCGGCGGCCTTCTCGTGCGCGCGTCCCGCGCACGCGAGCGGATCGGCTTCGACCCCGCGCGATACGGGAAGCGCGACCACGCCGGCTTGACACGCGCGCTCCGGTACCCGGAGCGAACGCTCCACCAGTCGGAGGTGAACGGGATTCTGGCTACGGCCGCGGGGGCAGGCCCCCCGCCCCCGCCGCCGCACTACATCCCGGACGCCGAGCTGGCCGCGACCACGCCGGCCGGCGCGGTCTACCTCCACCCCGGCGCCGGCAAGGTGAAGAACCGCTGGCCCGCCGAGCGCTTCGGCGCGACGGCGCGGGAGCTGACGCGGCGGGGCCTCGAGGTCCAGTGGATCGAAGGCCCGCAGGACGAAGGCTGCGTTCACGAGGCGTCGCGCGCGCTCGGGAAGACGCTTCCGGTCGTTCGGAGCGAGCCGATCGCCCGGCTCGCGGCGCGATTCGCCCGCGCCTCGCTCTACATCGGGAACGACACCGGGCCCCTTCATCTCGCCGCCGCGACGGGCTGCCCTACGGTCGGCCTCTACGGCTGGTCCGACCCGGCCGAGTGGTCGCCCGTCGGGCGCTGCGTGCGCAGCGTCCGGGCCGCGGACCGCTCCCTGGAATCGATCGACCCTTCCCAAGTGCTCGATGCGGCGCTGCCGCTACTGATGGAGGAACGATGCGCCACGGCATGA
- a CDS encoding sigma-70 family RNA polymerase sigma factor: protein MPVASIRFSNPPPTRLHRRIEERVATAETDEQLVRKSQQGDERAFGELVNRYESKVYSLALKMLRNPDDAEDVLQDTFLRAYRGIKAFQGNSTFSTWIYRITANSALMRLRKKQLPTVSIDDAEEREAPINIADWAPSPVEQLLSKETQQAMNEAIEALPPEFRQVFVLRDVEELSNSEVADILDLSVAAVKSRLHRARLKVRNRLASHFSEPNSRSAMGAKS from the coding sequence ATCCCCGTAGCCTCGATACGATTTTCGAACCCACCACCCACCCGTCTGCATCGTAGGATCGAGGAACGCGTGGCCACAGCGGAGACGGACGAGCAGCTCGTCCGTAAGTCACAGCAGGGAGACGAGCGGGCCTTCGGGGAGCTGGTCAACCGCTATGAGTCCAAGGTATACAGCTTGGCGCTGAAGATGCTCCGCAACCCGGATGACGCGGAGGACGTGCTCCAAGATACGTTTCTTCGCGCGTATCGCGGCATCAAGGCGTTCCAGGGCAACTCGACGTTCTCGACTTGGATCTATCGCATCACGGCCAACTCGGCCCTCATGCGATTGCGCAAGAAGCAGCTTCCCACGGTGTCGATCGACGACGCGGAAGAGCGCGAGGCCCCGATCAACATCGCAGACTGGGCGCCGAGCCCCGTGGAGCAGCTGCTCAGCAAGGAGACCCAGCAGGCGATGAACGAGGCCATCGAGGCGCTGCCCCCCGAGTTCCGGCAAGTGTTCGTCCTCCGCGACGTGGAGGAGCTCTCCAACTCCGAGGTCGCCGACATCCTCGACCTCTCGGTGGCCGCCGTGAAGTCCCGGCTCCACCGGGCGCGCCTGAAGGTCCGAAACCGGCTCGCCTCCCACTTCAGCGAGCCGAATTCCCGAAGCGCCATGGGGGCCAAGTCATGA
- a CDS encoding sigma-54-dependent Fis family transcriptional regulator, giving the protein MLCPVGGKRGSRNALNLNVAIIMPPGPERDDLVQRVEANGCAVQVADDVSQLLARGGDEGCSVGILDFGDALAGGSSNGAATNGAASGDAGGSAPDQGTRREAVRLLKQRSPRMQLALWLDRSAAAEGAEMNQLGIRNIFLKPIRFEPIDTLLKAAGRSASQHAREQRETARVQEEFRFDRIVGKSAQIHESIELARNVARSGATSVLVLGESGVGKELFARAIHGESPRSRGPFMEINCAAIPRELLESELFGHEKGAFTDATQLRVGLFEAAEHGSVFLDEVAELPLTLQAKLLKFLDSKIVRRVGGSRDIQVDVRILAATNRSLIDEVRQARFREDLYYRLNVVPIEIPPLRERDGDAALLATLFVERVGRKLGKNVRLTAQAERDIARYPWPGNVRELMNVIERAVLLTHGDEIGPAELAIPKLRERAHEPADPADIGIRIPPEGISLVAVEKVVIEEALNLARGNVVEAARLLHIGRGSLRCKMRRHGLTREEPVRASVA; this is encoded by the coding sequence ATGCTGTGCCCCGTCGGGGGCAAAAGGGGGAGCCGCAACGCCTTGAATCTCAACGTGGCCATAATCATGCCGCCCGGTCCGGAGCGGGACGACCTCGTCCAGCGCGTCGAGGCCAACGGCTGCGCCGTCCAGGTCGCGGACGACGTCAGCCAGCTGCTCGCGCGCGGGGGGGACGAGGGCTGCTCGGTCGGCATTCTCGATTTCGGCGACGCGCTCGCCGGAGGATCGTCGAACGGGGCGGCGACGAATGGGGCCGCGTCCGGGGACGCCGGGGGGTCGGCTCCGGACCAGGGAACGCGGCGGGAGGCCGTGCGCCTTCTGAAGCAGCGCTCACCGCGCATGCAGCTGGCGCTCTGGCTCGACCGGTCCGCAGCGGCCGAGGGCGCCGAGATGAACCAGCTCGGCATCCGGAACATTTTCCTGAAGCCGATCCGCTTCGAACCGATCGACACCCTCCTCAAGGCGGCCGGCAGGAGCGCCAGTCAGCACGCCCGCGAGCAGCGCGAGACGGCGCGCGTTCAGGAGGAATTCCGATTCGACCGGATCGTGGGGAAGAGCGCGCAGATTCACGAATCGATCGAATTGGCGCGGAACGTCGCCCGCTCGGGCGCCACGTCGGTTCTGGTGCTGGGCGAAAGCGGCGTGGGGAAGGAGCTCTTCGCGCGGGCCATCCACGGCGAGAGCCCTCGGTCGCGCGGGCCGTTCATGGAGATCAACTGCGCCGCGATTCCGCGCGAGCTCTTGGAGAGCGAGCTCTTCGGCCACGAGAAGGGCGCCTTCACGGACGCGACGCAGCTCCGCGTCGGTCTCTTCGAGGCTGCCGAGCACGGCTCGGTATTCCTCGACGAGGTGGCCGAGCTCCCGTTGACGCTGCAGGCGAAGCTCCTGAAGTTCCTCGACTCGAAGATCGTGCGCCGCGTGGGCGGCTCGCGCGACATCCAGGTCGACGTACGGATCCTGGCCGCGACGAATCGCTCGCTCATCGACGAGGTGCGGCAGGCACGGTTCCGCGAGGACCTCTACTACCGCCTCAACGTCGTGCCGATCGAGATTCCGCCGCTCCGGGAGCGGGACGGCGACGCCGCTCTGCTCGCGACGCTCTTCGTGGAGCGCGTGGGCCGGAAGCTCGGGAAGAACGTGCGCCTGACGGCCCAGGCCGAGCGCGACATCGCGCGCTATCCCTGGCCCGGAAACGTGCGCGAGCTGATGAACGTCATCGAGCGCGCGGTGCTGCTGACCCACGGGGACGAGATCGGGCCGGCCGAGCTCGCGATTCCCAAGCTTCGCGAGCGGGCGCATGAGCCCGCCGATCCCGCCGACATCGGGATTCGGATTCCTCCCGAAGGAATCTCTCTCGTCGCGGTCGAGAAGGTCGTGATCGAGGAGGCGCTGAATCTCGCCCGCGGAAACGTGGTCGAGGCGGCCCGCCTGCTCCATATCGGGCGCGGGAGCCTCCGATGCAAAATGCGCCGCCACGGTCTGACCCGTGAGGAGCCTGTTCGAGCCAGCGTCGCGTAA
- a CDS encoding ArgE/DapE family deacylase — MMKPQALAADEVVGLLRDLVRIPSVNPILAPGEPGGEAKIASYIRGWLAARGVKASLEEAAPGRPNVVGTIGKGPGPSLVLCGHIDTVGTEGMTIDPFDPRLENGRVYGRGSYDMKCGVAALLAAGAALEQTGVAGTVTLALVADEEYTSAGAEQFAARHRADGCILAEPTEGSLVIAHKGFVWATLRTAGHAAHGSRWDLGRSAIGMMGRIVAALEEFDGKVLRSRRHPLVGPASMHCAMIQGGAGLTTYAPACELKIERRTLPGETPEGVLEELRRVVADAGESAEISLDFARPSLTSDPQSAIVRSVRGAAASVAGSPPAEVGVGYWTDAAIFASAGIPSVIYGPSGAGAHEAQEWVEADSVVRCAEVLFEAARRFGTGG; from the coding sequence ATGATGAAACCACAGGCGCTCGCGGCCGACGAGGTGGTCGGGCTCCTCCGCGACCTGGTTCGAATCCCCTCGGTGAATCCGATCCTGGCGCCCGGCGAGCCGGGCGGTGAGGCCAAGATCGCGTCCTACATCCGCGGGTGGCTCGCGGCGCGAGGGGTGAAGGCGTCCCTCGAGGAGGCGGCGCCCGGCCGTCCGAACGTCGTCGGCACGATCGGCAAAGGCCCGGGGCCGTCGCTGGTGCTCTGCGGCCACATCGACACCGTCGGGACCGAAGGGATGACCATCGACCCGTTCGACCCGCGACTGGAGAACGGCCGCGTGTACGGGCGCGGAAGCTACGATATGAAGTGCGGGGTCGCGGCGCTGCTCGCGGCGGGCGCGGCGCTTGAGCAGACGGGCGTCGCGGGGACGGTGACCCTGGCGCTCGTGGCCGACGAGGAGTACACGAGCGCGGGCGCGGAGCAGTTCGCGGCGCGCCACCGGGCGGACGGCTGCATCCTGGCCGAGCCGACGGAGGGCTCCCTGGTGATCGCGCACAAGGGATTCGTCTGGGCCACGCTCAGGACCGCGGGGCACGCGGCGCACGGAAGCAGGTGGGATCTGGGGCGGAGCGCGATCGGGATGATGGGGCGGATCGTGGCCGCGCTCGAGGAGTTCGACGGCAAGGTGCTCCGCTCTCGTCGCCACCCGCTCGTTGGTCCCGCGTCGATGCATTGCGCGATGATTCAGGGAGGGGCCGGCCTCACGACCTACGCGCCGGCGTGCGAGCTCAAGATCGAGCGTCGGACTCTTCCCGGCGAGACGCCGGAGGGCGTCTTGGAGGAGCTGAGGCGCGTGGTCGCCGACGCCGGCGAGAGCGCCGAGATCAGCCTCGACTTCGCGCGGCCCTCACTCACGTCCGATCCACAGTCGGCGATCGTCCGCTCGGTTCGAGGCGCCGCGGCATCCGTCGCGGGCTCCCCGCCGGCGGAGGTAGGCGTCGGCTACTGGACCGACGCGGCCATCTTCGCGAGCGCGGGGATCCCGAGCGTGATCTACGGTCCCTCGGGCGCGGGCGCCCACGAGGCTCAAGAATGGGTGGAAGCCGACTCGGTGGTGCGCTGCGCCGAGGTGTTATTCGAGGCGGCGCGGCGGTTCGGTACCGGGGGCTAG
- the msrA gene encoding peptide-methionine (S)-S-oxide reductase MsrA, protein MEKATFGAGCFWGVEAAFRTVKGVVSTQVGYSGGRTPAPTYEQVCSGRTGHAEAVEVTYDPTLVSYDDLLRVFWENHDPTTPNRQGPDVGEQYRSAIFFHTPGQEAAAKASVAILEAEKRFRRPIVTQIVPAGPFHRAEEYHQQYLEKRGQASCHIR, encoded by the coding sequence TTGGAGAAGGCCACATTTGGCGCCGGCTGCTTCTGGGGCGTCGAGGCGGCGTTCCGTACCGTGAAGGGTGTTGTCTCGACCCAAGTCGGCTACTCGGGAGGGCGCACGCCCGCCCCGACCTACGAGCAGGTATGCTCGGGGCGGACCGGACACGCCGAGGCGGTCGAGGTGACCTACGATCCGACCCTGGTCTCCTACGACGACCTGCTGCGGGTGTTTTGGGAGAACCACGATCCCACGACTCCGAACCGCCAGGGTCCGGACGTGGGCGAGCAGTACCGCTCGGCGATCTTCTTTCATACGCCCGGGCAGGAGGCCGCGGCGAAGGCGTCCGTGGCAATCCTCGAAGCGGAGAAGCGCTTCCGCCGCCCGATCGTGACGCAGATCGTTCCCGCCGGGCCGTTCCATCGGGCCGAGGAATATCACCAGCAATACTTGGAGAAGCGCGGCCAGGCGAGCTGCCACATCCGCTAG
- the dnaK gene encoding molecular chaperone DnaK produces MGKIIGIDLGTTNSCVAVMEGGEPVVIPNAEGSRTTPSVVAFTKTGERLVGQVAKRQAVTNPHNTIYSIKRFMGRRYAEVVEEAKNVPYKVKEGKNGEAVIEIDGRSFTPPEISAMILQKMKQTAEDYLGEKVTEAVITVPAYFNDTQRQATKDAGRIAGLEVKRIINEPTAAALAYGLDKKKDEKIAVYDLGGGTFDISILELGDGVFEVKSTNGDTHLGGDDFDKRVIDWLADEFKKQEGVDLRRDPMALQRLKEAAEKAKIELSTVMQTDVNLPFITADASGPKHLNVALTRAKYEQLVDDLIQRTVPPCKQAIQDAGLKAPDIDEVILVGGATRTPKVQELVRTFFGKEPHKGVNPDEVVAIGAGIQGGVLAGDVKDVLLLDVTPLSLGIETLGGVTTKLIERNTTIPTKKSEVFSTAADSQPQVEIHVLQGERQMAADNKTIGRFTLDGIPPAPRGVPQIEVTFDIDANGILHVAARDKATGKEQRIKIEASGGLNEAEIKKMVTDAEAHAEEDRKRREEIEVKNRGDALAYETEKNLKELSDKMDSESKARVDSALETLKKAIERNDTAEIKTASEALSKIWNDVSSKLYAEAGKGGGPAGGGPGGPAGEGGASGQPDGGSSKKEGGDGAVDADFEVVK; encoded by the coding sequence ATGGGCAAGATCATAGGAATCGACCTCGGTACGACCAATTCCTGCGTCGCCGTGATGGAGGGTGGGGAGCCGGTTGTCATTCCGAACGCCGAGGGTTCCCGCACCACTCCCTCCGTCGTCGCATTCACGAAGACCGGGGAGCGGCTGGTGGGCCAAGTGGCCAAGCGCCAGGCCGTGACCAATCCCCACAATACGATCTACTCAATCAAGCGCTTCATGGGCCGACGCTACGCTGAAGTCGTGGAAGAGGCCAAGAACGTCCCGTACAAGGTCAAAGAGGGGAAGAACGGCGAGGCCGTGATCGAAATCGACGGGCGCTCGTTCACTCCGCCCGAGATCTCGGCGATGATTCTCCAGAAGATGAAGCAGACGGCGGAGGACTACCTCGGCGAGAAGGTCACCGAGGCGGTCATCACCGTGCCGGCGTACTTCAACGACACGCAGCGCCAGGCGACCAAGGACGCCGGACGCATCGCGGGTCTCGAGGTGAAGCGGATCATCAACGAGCCCACCGCGGCCGCGCTGGCCTACGGGCTCGACAAGAAGAAGGACGAGAAGATCGCCGTCTATGATTTGGGCGGCGGCACCTTCGACATCTCGATCCTCGAGCTCGGGGACGGCGTGTTCGAGGTCAAATCGACCAACGGCGACACGCACCTGGGCGGCGACGACTTCGACAAGCGCGTCATCGACTGGCTGGCGGATGAGTTCAAGAAGCAGGAAGGCGTCGACCTCCGCCGGGATCCGATGGCGCTCCAGCGGCTCAAGGAAGCCGCCGAGAAGGCGAAGATCGAGCTCTCGACCGTGATGCAGACCGACGTGAACCTGCCGTTCATCACGGCGGACGCGAGCGGGCCGAAACACCTGAACGTCGCGCTGACGCGGGCGAAGTACGAGCAGCTCGTGGACGACCTGATTCAGCGGACGGTCCCACCGTGCAAGCAGGCGATCCAGGACGCGGGGCTCAAGGCGCCGGACATCGATGAAGTGATTCTGGTGGGCGGCGCGACGCGGACGCCCAAGGTCCAGGAGCTGGTGCGGACCTTCTTCGGGAAGGAGCCTCACAAGGGCGTGAATCCCGACGAGGTCGTCGCGATCGGCGCGGGAATCCAGGGCGGAGTCCTCGCGGGCGACGTGAAGGACGTCCTGCTGCTCGACGTGACGCCGCTCTCGCTTGGAATCGAGACTCTGGGCGGGGTGACGACGAAATTGATCGAGCGGAACACGACGATCCCGACCAAGAAGAGCGAGGTCTTCTCGACCGCGGCCGACAGCCAGCCGCAGGTGGAGATCCACGTGCTCCAGGGCGAGCGCCAGATGGCGGCCGACAACAAGACGATCGGGCGCTTCACGCTCGACGGCATCCCGCCGGCGCCGCGCGGCGTACCGCAGATCGAGGTGACGTTCGACATCGACGCGAACGGCATCCTCCACGTCGCGGCGCGCGACAAGGCTACCGGCAAGGAGCAGCGGATCAAGATCGAGGCGAGCGGCGGGCTCAACGAGGCGGAGATCAAGAAGATGGTCACCGACGCCGAGGCGCACGCCGAGGAGGATCGGAAGCGGCGCGAGGAGATCGAGGTCAAGAACCGCGGCGACGCGCTCGCTTACGAGACCGAGAAGAACTTGAAGGAGCTGAGCGACAAGATGGACAGCGAGTCGAAGGCGCGCGTCGACAGCGCGCTCGAGACCCTGAAGAAGGCCATCGAGCGGAACGACACGGCCGAGATCAAGACGGCCAGCGAAGCGCTCTCCAAGATCTGGAACGACGTGTCGAGCAAGCTCTACGCCGAGGCGGGCAAGGGTGGCGGACCCGCGGGCGGCGGACCCGGAGGTCCGGCGGGCGAGGGCGGCGCGAGCGGCCAGCCCGACGGCGGATCGAGCAAGAAGGAAGGCGGCGACGGAGCGGTCGACGCCGACTTCGAAGTGGTGAAATAA
- a CDS encoding Hsp20/alpha crystallin family protein gives MTLVRWSPVRDVLAVRDEMSRLLEESFGRGYGPEGPVAWHPVVDIEEQPEKYAVRAELPGLKSEDIKITLMDNQLVIRGEKRREEEKKDSTYHRVERVYGQFERAFKLSHAVQSDKIEATYRDGVLEVSIPKAEEAKPREIQVKTAK, from the coding sequence ATGACACTCGTACGTTGGAGTCCAGTGCGTGACGTCCTTGCGGTTCGGGACGAGATGAGCCGGCTTCTCGAGGAATCATTCGGCCGCGGCTATGGCCCGGAAGGCCCCGTGGCATGGCACCCCGTCGTGGACATCGAGGAGCAGCCCGAGAAGTACGCGGTTCGGGCGGAGCTGCCGGGGTTGAAGTCGGAAGACATCAAGATCACCCTCATGGACAATCAGCTCGTCATCCGCGGCGAGAAGCGCCGGGAAGAGGAGAAGAAGGACAGCACCTACCACCGCGTCGAGCGCGTGTACGGCCAGTTCGAGCGCGCGTTCAAGCTGTCGCATGCGGTGCAGTCCGACAAGATCGAAGCGACCTATCGCGACGGCGTGCTCGAGGTGAGCATTCCGAAGGCCGAAGAGGCCAAGCCGCGCGAGATCCAGGTCAAGACCGCGAAGTAA
- a CDS encoding sigma-54-dependent Fis family transcriptional regulator, translated as MKPRRGAPRVRPTRVADPRQRTDVGEASQLASLDPATRGLWEAHPAAEAPRRAAITQNMIGVSPRMQRVFRLIEKVAPTESTVLITGESGTGKEMVATAIHLQSRRAHRPYVIVNAAAVPESLFESELFGHVRGAFTGAVSDKVGLLKRADGGTLFLDEVAEMPLAVQAKLLRALQNGEVRRVGDSEASRVDVRVIAATNRDLKRSLEEGKLREDLYYRLSVFQIELPPLRERREDIPLLANYFRERFARRLKKRVERFSERAQYYLMRYDYPGNVRELENAIERAVTLAEGREISHLDLPPTFREKQVPLLGEGDAFPYTESMTLAQLEAEHIRRVLNHLAGNTTRAAKALGISRSTLWRKMREYRV; from the coding sequence GTGAAACCCCGCCGAGGCGCGCCGCGCGTGCGACCGACCCGTGTCGCGGATCCGAGGCAACGCACGGATGTCGGTGAGGCCTCCCAGCTCGCGTCGCTCGATCCCGCCACGCGGGGCCTCTGGGAAGCGCACCCGGCCGCGGAGGCGCCCCGTCGCGCCGCGATCACCCAGAACATGATCGGCGTGAGCCCGCGCATGCAGCGCGTCTTCCGCTTGATCGAGAAGGTCGCCCCGACCGAGAGCACCGTCCTTATCACCGGCGAGAGCGGGACCGGGAAGGAGATGGTGGCGACCGCCATTCACCTCCAGAGCCGCCGCGCGCACCGGCCGTACGTGATCGTGAACGCCGCGGCCGTTCCGGAGTCGCTCTTCGAGAGCGAGCTCTTCGGCCACGTGAGGGGAGCGTTCACCGGAGCGGTCTCCGACAAGGTGGGGCTCCTCAAGCGGGCGGACGGCGGGACGCTTTTCCTCGACGAGGTGGCCGAGATGCCGCTCGCGGTGCAGGCCAAGCTCCTCCGCGCGCTCCAGAACGGCGAGGTCCGGCGTGTCGGGGACTCCGAGGCGTCGCGGGTCGACGTCCGCGTGATCGCCGCGACGAACCGCGACCTGAAGCGCTCGCTCGAGGAGGGAAAACTCCGCGAGGACCTGTACTACCGGCTCAGCGTCTTCCAGATCGAGCTCCCCCCGCTTCGGGAGCGGCGGGAGGATATTCCGCTCCTCGCGAACTACTTCCGCGAGCGCTTCGCGAGGCGGCTCAAGAAGCGGGTCGAACGATTCAGCGAGCGCGCTCAGTACTATCTGATGCGCTACGATTATCCGGGCAACGTCCGGGAGCTGGAGAACGCGATCGAGCGGGCCGTGACGTTGGCGGAGGGCCGGGAGATCAGCCATCTCGACCTGCCGCCGACCTTCCGCGAGAAGCAGGTGCCGCTGCTCGGAGAAGGGGACGCCTTCCCCTACACCGAGTCCATGACCCTCGCGCAGCTGGAGGCGGAGCACATCCGCCGCGTCCTTAACCACCTCGCAGGGAACACGACCAGGGCGGCCAAGGCGCTCGGGATTTCGCGCTCGACTCTCTGGCGGAAGATGAGAGAATATCGGGTATAG